One Paenibacillus crassostreae DNA segment encodes these proteins:
- a CDS encoding Gfo/Idh/MocA family protein has protein sequence MNKVKVGIIGCGKISSIYMENCKKFEVLDLIACADIDIERAQEKASEYQIPRVYTPEQLLADPDIQLVINLTIPAAHASVCLQALEAGKHVYVEKPLAVTREEGQRVLQVAKEKGLLVGCAPETFYGAGIQTALQLVNDGVIGKPVAATAFMMSRGHEGWHPDPEFYYQAGGGPMFDMGPYYLTALIQLLGPIKRITGITGKALDERVISSEKKRGKVIPVEIPTHVAGMMEFEAGAIGTLIMSFDIFGGSSLPPIEIYGTKGTLLVPDPNNFGGEVKYRLIGDSEWTTQPLLFGYEENTRGIAAADMAYAIQSGRPHRANGEMAYHVLEAMWAFHDASEEQKHYDMRSTCTRPNPMHKGLSPYTLDF, from the coding sequence ATGAACAAAGTAAAAGTTGGGATCATTGGTTGTGGGAAAATAAGTAGTATATATATGGAAAATTGCAAGAAATTTGAGGTTCTAGATCTCATAGCTTGTGCTGATATCGATATCGAACGTGCACAAGAAAAAGCATCGGAATATCAAATACCTAGAGTATATACACCGGAACAATTATTAGCAGATCCAGATATTCAGTTAGTCATTAACTTAACGATCCCTGCTGCACATGCCTCTGTATGTTTACAAGCTTTGGAAGCAGGTAAGCACGTATATGTAGAGAAGCCACTTGCCGTTACCCGTGAAGAAGGTCAAAGAGTGCTACAGGTTGCTAAGGAGAAGGGACTTCTTGTGGGTTGTGCACCTGAAACTTTCTATGGAGCAGGAATTCAGACAGCTTTACAACTCGTGAATGATGGCGTAATAGGTAAACCTGTAGCAGCAACTGCATTTATGATGAGTCGTGGGCATGAAGGCTGGCATCCTGATCCTGAGTTTTACTATCAGGCGGGTGGTGGACCCATGTTCGATATGGGACCGTATTATCTAACAGCACTAATTCAATTACTTGGACCGATTAAACGGATCACTGGAATCACTGGTAAGGCACTGGACGAGAGAGTTATCAGTAGCGAGAAGAAACGTGGGAAAGTCATTCCTGTTGAAATACCTACTCATGTTGCAGGTATGATGGAATTTGAAGCTGGAGCTATCGGTACTCTAATTATGAGCTTTGATATATTTGGAGGAAGCAGCCTTCCCCCAATTGAGATTTATGGAACGAAGGGTACTCTTCTTGTTCCTGATCCGAATAATTTCGGTGGTGAAGTGAAATACCGTCTAATCGGTGATTCAGAATGGACGACTCAGCCTTTATTATTCGGCTACGAAGAGAATACTCGAGGTATTGCAGCAGCTGATATGGCATACGCTATACAAAGTGGGCGTCCACATCGAGCGAATGGTGAAATGGCATACCATGTGTTGGAAGCGATGTGGGCATTCCATGATGCATCAGAGGAACAGAAGCACTATGATATGCGTAGCACATGTACTCGACCGAACCCTATGCATAAAGGACTCTCTCCCTATACATTGGATTTCTAA
- a CDS encoding 5'-deoxyadenosine deaminase, with protein sequence MSRILIKGAQVVTMNQQEEVFIGDVLIEDNVIIQIAGHIDEWYDQIIDGHGKMLLPGFIQTHIHLCQTLFRGRADDLELMDWLRTRVWPLEAAHDEESVYYSALLGIGELISSGTTTLLDMETVHHTESAFMAMDQSGIRVISGKVMMDHGTDVPTALQENTLVSLQQSVDLLEKWHGYDGGRIQYAFCPRFVVSCTEHLLTEVRDLSNQYQVKIHTHASENRGEIAMVEQERGMRNIVYLDHIGLATPRLILAHCVWLNEEEKQIIQKRGVKVTHCPGSNMKLSSGIAEIPDLMKRNISIGIGADGAPCNNNLDMFQEMRNTALIHKVDHGPTVMDAKTVLRMATMGGAEVLGLENEIGSIEVGKKADLVLLDLNDFHTFPSFDTDVYSRVVYSTTRSNVDTVIIDGKVVLENRRIKTIDRGIVLRESDRSIERLLKRI encoded by the coding sequence ATGAGTAGAATTTTAATTAAAGGTGCACAAGTTGTGACGATGAACCAGCAGGAAGAGGTATTCATTGGTGATGTCCTAATTGAGGATAATGTTATCATTCAAATAGCTGGGCATATCGACGAATGGTATGATCAAATAATAGATGGTCATGGCAAAATGCTTCTACCAGGATTTATTCAGACTCATATCCATCTATGTCAGACTTTGTTTCGCGGAAGAGCAGATGATCTGGAACTGATGGATTGGTTAAGAACTAGAGTATGGCCACTTGAGGCAGCACATGATGAAGAATCGGTGTATTATTCTGCGTTACTTGGAATTGGTGAGTTGATCTCTAGTGGTACGACGACTTTGTTGGATATGGAAACGGTCCATCATACAGAATCTGCTTTTATGGCCATGGATCAAAGTGGTATTCGTGTCATTTCAGGGAAAGTGATGATGGACCATGGAACAGATGTCCCAACGGCATTACAAGAAAATACACTTGTATCTCTTCAGCAAAGTGTTGATCTTCTGGAGAAGTGGCATGGATATGATGGTGGGCGTATTCAATATGCTTTTTGTCCAAGATTTGTCGTTTCGTGTACAGAACATCTTCTAACCGAAGTACGTGACCTCTCTAATCAATATCAGGTGAAAATTCATACCCACGCTTCGGAGAATCGTGGTGAAATAGCAATGGTAGAGCAAGAGAGAGGTATGCGTAATATTGTTTACTTGGATCATATTGGACTAGCTACACCTCGTCTAATATTGGCTCACTGTGTATGGTTGAATGAAGAAGAGAAACAAATCATTCAGAAGCGAGGCGTGAAGGTGACTCATTGTCCTGGATCTAATATGAAGTTATCTTCGGGGATTGCAGAAATACCGGATCTTATGAAACGTAACATTAGCATCGGGATCGGAGCGGATGGTGCGCCTTGTAACAATAATCTAGATATGTTCCAAGAAATGAGAAATACAGCACTGATTCATAAAGTAGATCATGGTCCAACCGTGATGGATGCGAAAACAGTTCTTCGCATGGCCACTATGGGTGGAGCGGAAGTATTAGGACTTGAAAATGAGATTGGGAGTATTGAGGTAGGTAAAAAGGCAGACCTAGTGCTACTGGATCTCAATGATTTTCACACCTTTCCCTCTTTCGATACTGACGTATACTCACGAGTTGTTTATTCTACAACCCGTAGCAATGTAGACACTGTGATCATTGATGGTAAAGTGGTGTTGGAGAACCGTCGGATCAAGACGATTGATCGCGGTATTGTATTACGTGAATCAGATCGATCTATTGAGAGGTTACTGAAACGAATATAA
- a CDS encoding ThuA domain-containing protein translates to MKKALIVWGGWDGHEPEQVAQLFKEILEKEQFEVEVSDTLEAFADLEKLLGLDLIVPAWTMGEIANGLVENVLTAVQSGVGIAGCHGGMCDSFRTNVDWQFMTGGQWVAHPGNDGVKYTVNMKYSSSMLLEGIQDFEVKSEQYYLHVDPAVEVLATTKFPIVPGPHAANGAVEMPVVWTKRWGSGRVFYNSLGHHADIIEMPVVSEIMRRGFLWSAEGKEVAGQQNTVSASYTGMADNNY, encoded by the coding sequence ATGAAAAAAGCGTTAATTGTATGGGGTGGATGGGATGGTCATGAACCTGAACAAGTTGCTCAATTATTTAAAGAGATCTTAGAAAAAGAACAATTTGAAGTTGAAGTATCGGATACGTTGGAAGCATTTGCTGATCTAGAGAAACTTCTAGGTCTGGATCTTATTGTACCTGCATGGACCATGGGAGAAATCGCTAATGGACTTGTAGAGAATGTTCTTACTGCTGTACAGAGTGGCGTAGGGATTGCAGGTTGTCATGGTGGTATGTGTGATTCTTTTCGTACGAATGTAGATTGGCAATTCATGACGGGTGGTCAGTGGGTGGCACATCCAGGTAATGATGGAGTGAAGTACACAGTTAATATGAAATATAGTTCCAGTATGTTACTTGAAGGAATTCAGGATTTCGAAGTGAAAAGTGAGCAATATTATCTCCATGTTGATCCAGCTGTGGAAGTGTTAGCTACAACAAAATTCCCGATTGTTCCTGGACCACACGCAGCGAATGGGGCGGTTGAGATGCCTGTTGTCTGGACAAAACGATGGGGGAGTGGGCGAGTATTCTACAACTCACTAGGCCATCATGCGGATATCATTGAGATGCCGGTGGTTAGCGAAATCATGCGTCGTGGTTTCCTTTGGTCAGCGGAAGGGAAAGAAGTAGCTGGACAGCAGAATACTGTCTCAGCGTCATATACAGGCATGGCTGATAATAACTACTGA
- a CDS encoding LacI family DNA-binding transcriptional regulator has protein sequence MTSRKEVADLAQVSEATVSRVLNNVGSMKEETKHKVIAAAKQLNYYPSALARSLAMNRSGNIGVILPYVPKVNLFSTYFFSEILSGIGSASREFGYDLLLLFRSDDDELNYSQLFQTRKVDALIVLGSKDDDIEIEALRRLKEEDRLFCLINQHYEGENFSEIDATHVKGSYEAVTHLIQQGYKNIAFINGPISYSNSRDRLEGYQRALQDHGLEIKPSLLFKGNFSRKSGYKIASAIHKMGNQIDAVFVSNDRMAIGLQQGLREFGVSWDQLPGIIGYDDSDSAELTAPSLSSVNVPFYDMGKLAVENLLNRLPKETLEEQDHFRIQLPTELIVRESSIMPTQRRN, from the coding sequence ATTACATCTCGCAAGGAGGTTGCTGATCTAGCACAGGTATCAGAAGCCACCGTATCAAGAGTTCTAAATAATGTTGGTTCGATGAAAGAAGAGACAAAGCATAAGGTGATTGCTGCAGCTAAGCAATTAAATTATTATCCCAGTGCTCTTGCACGAAGTCTTGCTATGAATCGTAGTGGGAATATAGGCGTGATCCTTCCTTATGTACCAAAAGTAAATTTGTTCTCAACTTATTTCTTCTCAGAAATATTAAGCGGAATTGGAAGTGCCTCTCGTGAATTTGGTTATGATCTATTATTGTTATTCAGATCCGATGATGACGAGTTGAATTATTCACAATTATTCCAAACGCGTAAGGTGGATGCATTAATTGTATTAGGTTCTAAAGATGATGATATAGAAATCGAAGCATTACGGCGGTTAAAAGAAGAAGATAGACTTTTCTGTTTAATTAATCAGCATTATGAGGGTGAAAATTTCAGCGAAATAGATGCCACTCATGTGAAAGGTAGCTATGAAGCGGTCACACACTTGATTCAACAAGGATATAAGAACATTGCTTTTATTAATGGGCCAATTTCATATTCGAATAGTAGAGATCGCTTAGAAGGTTACCAACGGGCGCTGCAAGATCATGGATTAGAAATTAAACCATCCTTGTTGTTCAAGGGTAACTTTAGTCGTAAGAGTGGCTATAAAATTGCATCAGCCATCCACAAGATGGGGAATCAAATAGATGCTGTCTTTGTATCAAATGATCGAATGGCTATTGGCTTACAACAGGGATTGAGAGAGTTTGGAGTATCGTGGGACCAGCTGCCAGGGATAATAGGATATGATGATTCAGATTCAGCAGAATTGACAGCGCCTTCACTGAGCAGTGTAAATGTACCTTTTTATGATATGGGTAAGCTAGCTGTTGAGAATTTATTGAACCGTCTGCCGAAAGAAACTTTAGAAGAACAGGATCATTTTCGTATTCAGTTGCCAACTGAACTGATCGTTAGAGAATCATCAATAATGCCAACTCAAAGGAGGAATTGA
- a CDS encoding S-layer homology domain-containing protein — protein MNKSGVFIVRFMTFYKVITLFIISTIIIGSNITNVVKAETLNNKYPFDDIANSYAKKEIVNLAKLNLINGRGNRKFEPLQPVTRAEFITMIDRMLQLEPVNNEIASFIDVRKSKWYYGWVQAGFNLGIIDGTSPGVFQPNELISRQEAAALIARAVKIVEVDKAGTPTFTDSDEIASWATSYVMMIQKNKLMTGNGNKFRPNADITRQETAVVLNRIVESAFGVKVMDGQQDTTIQMGWQYDSTTAEFIDHVNHSNINTLTPRWFFLKDKGRISDQVDPELISYAKKYNKKIWAMFGNLFDADLTHTVLTNSVMRNSVVQQITTYVQKYNLDGINVDFENVKPVDKIYFTAFIIELAEALHEVNAVLSVDVSPDLGTDWTEAFDYVKLGKAADYIVLMGYDEHWNGSPKAGSVSSLPWLERALNKLLIAVPADKIIAALPLYTRDWYDSSLAVLSEELTLEQQSARILTSNIKLSWNDTLGQYLATYTKQGTQHRIWLEESRSFTLKDQMINSKNIAGNAYWYTGAETSDIWVALRNSDKFSSY, from the coding sequence ATGAATAAGAGTGGGGTTTTTATTGTGAGATTTATGACATTCTATAAGGTAATAACACTATTTATAATATCAACGATTATTATTGGATCTAACATTACAAACGTTGTTAAAGCAGAAACATTGAACAACAAATACCCTTTTGACGATATTGCCAATAGTTATGCTAAGAAGGAAATAGTAAATTTAGCTAAGTTAAACTTGATTAATGGTAGAGGAAACCGTAAATTTGAGCCTCTACAACCCGTAACACGTGCTGAATTTATTACGATGATTGATCGAATGTTACAGTTAGAACCGGTTAATAATGAGATTGCTTCCTTTATAGATGTTCGTAAGAGCAAATGGTATTATGGCTGGGTACAAGCTGGATTCAATTTAGGCATCATCGATGGGACTAGTCCTGGTGTATTCCAACCTAACGAACTGATTAGTCGCCAAGAGGCTGCAGCATTGATAGCTCGAGCTGTGAAGATAGTTGAAGTTGATAAAGCTGGAACACCAACATTTACTGATTCTGATGAAATTGCATCGTGGGCCACTTCCTATGTAATGATGATCCAAAAGAATAAACTCATGACGGGAAACGGAAATAAATTTCGTCCAAATGCTGATATTACAAGACAAGAAACAGCAGTCGTATTGAATCGAATTGTTGAAAGTGCATTCGGAGTGAAGGTAATGGATGGACAACAGGATACTACAATCCAGATGGGTTGGCAGTATGATAGCACCACAGCAGAATTCATAGACCATGTCAATCATTCCAATATCAATACGCTGACACCGAGATGGTTTTTCTTAAAGGATAAAGGTAGAATCTCAGATCAAGTGGATCCTGAACTCATTTCCTATGCTAAAAAATATAACAAGAAAATATGGGCTATGTTTGGAAATCTTTTCGATGCTGATCTTACGCATACGGTGTTAACTAATTCTGTGATGAGAAATTCGGTTGTGCAGCAAATTACCACTTATGTTCAGAAATATAATTTGGATGGTATCAATGTTGATTTTGAAAACGTAAAGCCAGTGGATAAAATTTATTTCACAGCTTTTATTATTGAGTTAGCAGAGGCATTACATGAGGTGAATGCTGTTCTGTCAGTTGACGTATCCCCAGACTTAGGGACGGATTGGACTGAAGCTTTTGACTATGTGAAACTGGGTAAGGCTGCTGACTATATTGTTCTGATGGGATATGATGAACATTGGAATGGATCACCTAAGGCAGGATCCGTTTCTTCACTGCCATGGCTAGAGCGCGCACTTAATAAATTACTAATTGCAGTACCTGCCGATAAAATAATTGCGGCATTACCCCTATACACTCGGGATTGGTATGATTCTTCCCTAGCCGTTCTATCAGAGGAATTAACGCTAGAACAGCAGAGTGCCCGCATTCTTACATCCAATATTAAATTGTCATGGAATGATACACTGGGTCAATATCTGGCAACCTATACGAAACAAGGAACTCAACACCGGATATGGTTGGAAGAAAGCCGTTCATTTACATTGAAAGATCAAATGATAAATTCGAAGAACATTGCTGGAAATGCTTATTGGTATACGGGAGCTGAAACAAGTGATATTTGGGTTGCACTACGGAATAGTGATAAATTTTCATCATACTAA
- a CDS encoding Gfo/Idh/MocA family protein codes for MNQLRIGMVGYKFMGKAHSNAYRALPMFFPDANLKPAMSVICGRDKDGVNKAAEQFGWAEVETDWRKLVEREDIDLIDINAPSNVHKEIALAAVQAGKHIFCEKPLALTLADSREMLAAAEKAGVKHMIGFNYRFTPAIQLAKKLIDSGRLGEIYHFRAWFLQDWIIDPSFPLVWRLQKEIAGSGSHGDLGAHLIDFAHYLVGDMEEVIGMSETFIRERPLASAMTGLTAKGSNDGPMGEVTVDDATLFMTRFVNGAIGSFEATRFAAGHRSTNSFEINGSKGSVKFDFERMNELEVYFTDDDEDVQGFRRVLATDAAHAYSQAWWPTGHTIGFEHTFTHEMLELMNAIDEGRQPSPNFNDGVKCQAVLEAVERSVEQRRWVSISEM; via the coding sequence ATGAATCAACTTCGTATTGGAATGGTTGGTTACAAATTCATGGGGAAGGCACATAGTAATGCATATCGTGCACTGCCTATGTTCTTTCCAGATGCAAATCTTAAGCCGGCTATGTCGGTCATATGTGGACGTGATAAAGATGGGGTTAACAAGGCAGCGGAGCAATTTGGTTGGGCTGAAGTGGAGACAGACTGGCGGAAGTTAGTGGAACGTGAAGATATTGATCTTATTGATATTAATGCGCCTAGTAATGTTCATAAGGAAATTGCTCTGGCTGCAGTACAAGCAGGTAAACATATTTTCTGCGAGAAGCCACTGGCCTTAACACTAGCCGATTCACGTGAAATGTTGGCAGCTGCTGAAAAAGCTGGTGTTAAGCATATGATTGGCTTTAATTATCGCTTTACACCTGCAATCCAACTTGCGAAGAAGTTAATTGATAGCGGAAGATTAGGAGAAATTTATCATTTCCGTGCGTGGTTTCTTCAAGATTGGATTATAGATCCATCATTCCCTTTAGTATGGCGTCTTCAGAAAGAGATTGCCGGATCGGGTTCGCATGGTGATCTAGGCGCTCATCTTATTGACTTCGCTCATTATTTAGTAGGTGATATGGAAGAGGTTATAGGAATGAGTGAGACTTTCATACGTGAGCGACCTTTAGCTAGTGCGATGACAGGATTAACTGCCAAAGGAAGCAATGATGGACCAATGGGTGAAGTAACCGTAGATGATGCAACGTTGTTCATGACTCGTTTTGTAAACGGTGCTATAGGTTCGTTCGAGGCTACTAGGTTTGCTGCGGGACATCGAAGTACAAATTCATTCGAGATTAATGGTAGCAAAGGTAGTGTGAAATTCGACTTTGAGCGTATGAATGAATTAGAAGTATATTTCACAGATGATGATGAGGATGTACAAGGATTCAGACGTGTATTGGCAACGGATGCTGCACATGCCTACTCTCAAGCGTGGTGGCCTACGGGTCACACAATTGGGTTCGAACACACATTTACACATGAAATGTTAGAACTTATGAATGCGATCGATGAAGGACGACAACCTTCACCTAACTTCAATGATGGGGTGAAATGCCAAGCGGTGTTGGAAGCAGTTGAACGTTCAGTTGAACAACGGCGATGGGTATCGATATCCGAGATGTAA
- a CDS encoding oligosaccharide MFS transporter — protein sequence MFRRNKIYWVFSSFFFFYFFSFSSSMSLFGIWLGQAGGLDGTGKGIVFAINSIGALCIHPIYGFISDKIGLKKHLLSVIIGLLILAGPFFQFIYSPLLAYNIYIGAIVGSIYLGAAFTSGNAAVETFIEKIGRKYSFEYGESRMFGSLGWAVATFFAGQTFNINPNLNFWVCSGSAVILAVLLFMSKVERSDSNINLTAQEDSSKVEPFSFKEVVKLVRSGKFWSFVMYILGITCIFTVYDQQFPVYFASLFDSPETGNRMYGYLNSIQVFFEAAFMFMAPVIVNRIGAKKGLLLAGLLMFTRITCSGLADGIPMAVAATKLIHSLEVPVMFISIFKYIRVNFDARVTSTMYLVGYQFSGALGAAVISPIAGRLYDVIGFSQTYLWLGAYVLLFTVISMFTLRNTNKLS from the coding sequence ATGTTCAGACGGAATAAAATATATTGGGTGTTTAGTTCTTTTTTCTTTTTTTACTTCTTCAGTTTCTCTTCCTCAATGTCTCTATTTGGTATATGGCTTGGTCAAGCAGGTGGCTTAGATGGAACAGGAAAAGGAATCGTATTCGCCATTAATTCAATAGGTGCTTTATGTATACATCCGATCTATGGATTTATATCTGATAAAATTGGTCTGAAAAAGCATCTACTATCTGTCATCATTGGCTTGTTAATTCTAGCGGGTCCTTTCTTTCAGTTCATATACAGCCCTCTACTTGCCTACAATATTTATATAGGGGCTATCGTGGGAAGTATTTATCTTGGAGCGGCTTTTACTTCAGGGAATGCGGCGGTTGAGACATTTATTGAGAAGATTGGACGGAAGTATAGTTTTGAGTATGGGGAATCAAGAATGTTTGGTTCACTAGGGTGGGCCGTAGCTACTTTCTTCGCAGGTCAGACTTTTAATATTAATCCTAATCTTAATTTCTGGGTTTGTTCGGGTTCTGCTGTTATTCTCGCTGTATTGTTGTTTATGTCTAAAGTTGAACGGTCGGATTCTAATATCAACTTAACTGCGCAAGAAGATAGCAGCAAGGTTGAACCTTTCAGCTTTAAGGAAGTTGTTAAGCTTGTGAGAAGCGGGAAGTTCTGGTCATTCGTTATGTATATTTTAGGGATTACATGTATCTTTACTGTGTATGACCAACAGTTTCCAGTGTATTTCGCATCACTATTCGATTCACCAGAGACGGGTAATCGAATGTACGGATATTTGAACAGTATCCAGGTATTTTTTGAAGCTGCATTTATGTTTATGGCACCCGTTATTGTGAATAGAATCGGAGCTAAGAAAGGCCTCTTACTAGCTGGTCTACTTATGTTTACTCGAATCACATGCTCGGGACTTGCTGATGGAATTCCAATGGCAGTAGCGGCGACTAAATTAATTCATTCATTAGAAGTTCCTGTCATGTTTATTTCTATATTCAAATACATACGTGTAAATTTTGATGCTAGAGTAACCTCTACGATGTACTTAGTCGGGTATCAATTCAGTGGAGCATTAGGTGCAGCAGTCATCTCTCCCATTGCAGGTCGATTATATGACGTGATTGGGTTCTCACAGACTTATCTATGGCTAGGGGCATATGTACTACTATTTACCGTGATATCTATGTTTACCTTGAGAAACACCAATAAACTATCCTAA
- a CDS encoding TrkH family potassium uptake protein — MQTIQNKKILRYLLTPPKILVIGFALIIFIGAILLSLPIASSTGEALSFIDALFMSTSATCVTGLAVIDPGTELSLFGEIVILSLFQIGGLGFTTMATLIALVFNKRISIKERLVLQQAMNHGSMEGIVRLMRKVIVYSLTIEFVGAVLLAIRFSVDMPVMKAMYYGLFHSISSFTNVGLDILGTIHGPYSSFNPYVNDPFVSIVIILLIFLGGIGFIVISDLLGFRKSRKLSLHSKVVLSVSLVLVVVGTIVIYIFEFTNVHTLQSLNQLDRIVASTMQSVTARSGGITTLDVPMLRQSTQFFMIILMFIGAAPGSTGGGIKVTTFAVLIGAVIAMARGKDDVVFFRNRISKDVVYKAITLTLLSFLLIIAFTMILSVTEDRQFLTLLFEVTSAFGTCGLSMGLTPELSSIGRVTITFLMFLGRLGPLTLAYALTPKPQKESFRYPEGKITIG, encoded by the coding sequence ATGCAAACAATTCAGAACAAAAAAATATTACGTTACCTATTAACCCCTCCAAAGATCTTAGTGATCGGCTTTGCTTTGATTATTTTTATAGGGGCTATCCTTTTATCATTACCCATCGCCTCTTCAACAGGTGAAGCTTTATCGTTCATTGATGCATTATTTATGTCAACTTCTGCAACTTGTGTCACCGGTCTAGCTGTAATCGACCCTGGTACAGAATTATCTCTGTTCGGAGAAATTGTAATTCTTAGTCTATTCCAAATTGGTGGTTTAGGTTTTACCACAATGGCCACTCTGATTGCTTTAGTATTTAACAAACGGATTTCAATTAAAGAACGGTTAGTGTTACAACAAGCTATGAACCATGGAAGTATGGAGGGAATTGTGCGGTTGATGCGCAAAGTGATAGTCTATTCCCTTACGATTGAATTTGTTGGTGCTGTGCTTCTAGCTATTCGTTTTTCTGTGGACATGCCTGTCATGAAGGCTATGTATTACGGATTATTTCATAGCATATCTTCTTTCACAAACGTTGGACTTGATATCCTTGGAACCATTCATGGACCCTACAGCAGTTTCAATCCTTATGTTAATGACCCATTTGTCTCTATAGTCATTATTCTTCTGATCTTTCTAGGGGGTATTGGTTTCATAGTCATCTCAGATCTACTGGGATTTCGTAAATCCCGTAAACTATCACTTCACAGTAAAGTAGTTCTATCGGTGTCCCTTGTACTCGTTGTTGTTGGAACGATTGTCATTTATATTTTTGAATTCACAAACGTACATACATTACAATCCCTTAATCAGCTCGACAGAATTGTCGCTTCAACTATGCAATCTGTCACGGCACGTTCTGGTGGAATCACCACACTAGATGTTCCTATGCTACGTCAGTCCACACAGTTCTTTATGATCATATTGATGTTCATTGGTGCAGCGCCTGGTTCAACCGGTGGTGGGATTAAAGTTACCACCTTTGCTGTTCTGATTGGTGCAGTGATAGCCATGGCACGTGGAAAAGATGATGTTGTTTTCTTCCGTAACCGAATTTCTAAGGATGTCGTGTATAAGGCTATAACTCTTACACTATTGTCTTTTCTACTTATTATTGCCTTTACAATGATATTGTCAGTCACAGAAGATCGTCAATTTCTCACCCTGCTATTCGAAGTAACTTCAGCGTTTGGAACATGTGGTCTCTCGATGGGTCTCACACCCGAACTCTCTTCCATAGGAAGAGTCACAATCACATTCCTAATGTTCTTAGGACGACTAGGTCCTCTGACACTGGCTTATGCTCTAACACCTAAACCACAAAAGGAATCATTCCGATATCCAGAAGGTAAAATAACGATTGGATAA
- a CDS encoding GNAT family N-acetyltransferase, which translates to MLRPATKEDAPNASRLLYDALHDIAHQLTGQTSELDAIDVLGQFFIQEEGRLSYHQIIVKELDGEAVGIAVSYAGSDAKRLDHPIVQYLRNLKNDPSIELDQEADEDEYYIDTLSVSPMYERQGIGTELMQAVENEARRLHFTRIALAVLEDNIGACALYQRSGYKVNKDIVINGRIYHHMVKRISHEELD; encoded by the coding sequence ATGTTAAGACCAGCAACAAAAGAGGATGCACCAAATGCTTCACGACTGCTATATGACGCATTACATGATATTGCGCACCAATTAACTGGGCAGACAAGTGAGCTGGATGCGATTGATGTTCTAGGACAGTTTTTCATTCAAGAAGAAGGTCGCTTAAGCTATCATCAAATCATCGTTAAAGAATTGGATGGGGAGGCCGTCGGTATTGCCGTATCCTATGCAGGTTCAGATGCGAAAAGATTAGATCATCCGATTGTACAATACTTAAGGAATTTAAAAAATGATCCAAGTATTGAGCTAGATCAAGAGGCTGATGAGGATGAATATTATATAGATACTCTATCTGTATCTCCAATGTACGAAAGACAAGGGATTGGAACTGAATTAATGCAAGCAGTCGAGAATGAAGCGAGGAGGCTACATTTCACTCGAATTGCACTAGCAGTTCTTGAAGATAATATCGGGGCTTGTGCTCTATATCAAAGATCAGGATATAAAGTGAATAAGGATATTGTAATTAATGGTCGCATATACCATCATATGGTTAAGAGAATATCACATGAAGAACTAGATTAG